The following proteins are encoded in a genomic region of Burkholderia stabilis:
- a CDS encoding type 1 glutamine amidotransferase domain-containing protein, with protein sequence MTRRILHVVSNVAHYADPSQPTGLWLSELTHAHHIFAAKGYEQQLVSPKGGVSPLEPRSLKWPHADAAAKAWRADKANEALLANTARPDEIDPADFDAIYFTGGHAVMWDYPDDAGLQRLTREIYERGGVVSSVCHGYCGLLNTRLSDGSLLVAGRRITGYSWVEEILAGVAKKVPYNVEQQMEQRGARYEKALLPFTSNVVVDGRLVTGQNPQSAKATAEQVVALL encoded by the coding sequence ATGACCAGGCGCATCCTTCACGTCGTCAGCAACGTCGCGCATTACGCCGATCCGTCGCAACCGACCGGTCTGTGGTTGTCCGAACTGACCCACGCCCATCACATCTTCGCGGCGAAAGGCTATGAGCAGCAGCTCGTGAGCCCGAAGGGCGGCGTGTCGCCGCTGGAGCCGCGCTCGCTGAAATGGCCGCACGCCGACGCTGCCGCGAAAGCGTGGCGCGCCGACAAGGCCAACGAGGCGCTGCTCGCGAACACCGCGCGCCCGGACGAAATCGATCCGGCCGATTTCGATGCGATCTACTTCACCGGCGGCCATGCCGTGATGTGGGACTACCCGGACGATGCAGGGCTGCAGCGGCTCACGCGCGAGATCTACGAGCGCGGCGGCGTCGTATCGTCGGTCTGCCACGGCTACTGCGGGCTGCTGAACACGCGGCTGTCGGACGGTTCGCTGCTGGTCGCCGGACGCCGGATCACCGGTTACTCGTGGGTGGAAGAAATCCTGGCCGGCGTCGCGAAGAAGGTGCCCTACAACGTCGAACAGCAAATGGAGCAGCGTGGCGCGCGCTATGAGAAGGCGTTGCTGCCGTTCACGTCGAACGTCGTCGTCGACGGCCGCCTGGTCACAGGCCAGAATCCGCAATCGGCGAAGGCGACGGCCGAACAGGTCGTCGCGCTGCTGTAA
- a CDS encoding MerR family transcriptional regulator — translation MKIGELAERTGLTPSRIRFYERIGLLTVVEREANGYRTYPPEAVTVLDLITAAQKADFSLDEIRMLIPSDFAQWQCGSLLDALCRKLRDIEALEARLARSKAHVVSLIAGIGAKPDTVDCATNAKRLLSQIEPGSAKSAEDPAADSHDESLLRGTPRS, via the coding sequence ATGAAGATCGGGGAACTGGCGGAACGCACCGGCCTTACCCCTTCGCGCATCCGCTTCTATGAACGCATCGGTCTGTTGACGGTCGTCGAACGCGAAGCGAACGGCTATCGCACTTATCCGCCGGAAGCGGTGACGGTGCTCGATCTGATCACGGCTGCGCAGAAGGCGGATTTCAGTCTCGACGAGATTCGCATGCTGATTCCGTCCGATTTCGCGCAATGGCAATGCGGTTCGTTGCTTGACGCGCTGTGCCGCAAGCTGCGGGACATCGAGGCGCTGGAGGCGCGGCTTGCGCGCAGCAAGGCGCACGTCGTGTCGTTGATCGCCGGGATCGGCGCGAAGCCGGACACGGTTGACTGCGCAACCAATGCGAAACGGCTGCTCTCGCAGATCGAACCCGGGAGTGCGAAGAGCGCCGAAGATCCCGCTGCCGATTCGCATGACGAGTCGCTTCTGCGCGGGACGCCTCGATCGTAG